The Acidobacteriota bacterium DNA segment TCAGGGATTTCCAGTATCGTTTTTCCAGGCACAGATGACTTTGCTCCTTGGTTGGTAATTTTCTTTTTTCTCAAGTATCAAAGTTTTTGGTCTGTGCCAAGTCTTCTTTCTCTGTTCCAATCCCTTGTGGACCGATTTAGTTACAAGCTGGTTTTTCTCAAAAACGAACTCATTAAAATATCAGGATTTGGTCTACTGACTACTGACTACTGACTACTGACTAAAGTGTCTTCACTTCGCGAACGACTTGCCAGATGCTGTGGCTGCGCTTGATCCAGTACCGCATCAGGTCAATGCGATAGGCAAAATCCTCGTTGCCTTCCTTGATGAGGATTTCACTGCGGAACAATTCTTCGAGCGTGAGACGGATGGTGTTTTCCGAGAGCGTGACCGGATAGTCATTTCGGACAATGACTCGGGCAAGCCTGGCAGCCGTGGCAAATTGGGAATCATCTGAAATTACTTCAGCCAGTAGGGAAAGCACAAGCTTTTCATCGTCACTTAGACCTTCCCAGAAGTAAATCATTTGCGGAAGCGGGTTATCTACGATTTCTCCGATGATGTGTTTAAGGTCGGCCCGCACAATAAAGTGGCGTTTGTGTTCATTTAAGTAGTCAATCACGTTTTGGCAAATGACCTGGGTGTAGAACGGCTGGCCTGCCGTCAGGCGGTAAATCCGTTCCACCACGCCGCGTCCATACACCACCTGGTCGCGTACGGGTTCGGTTGTCAGACGGAATGTGTCACGCTGGCTGAGATATCCGACTTTGCGGAAGAGCGACCGGCGCAGCATTTCACGCCAGTAGCGTCGGTCCCGTTGTTCGATTTTCTTCGAACCAGTAAAAATGAACGAAAGTTGATCGTGGCTATCAATCAGACCAGCCAGAAAGGCAAAAATTTCGCGGTTGAGTTTTTTATTTTCGACTTTGGTTTCGAGCAACTCATATTCATCCACGAGCAAGATCAACCGGCGGTCGCCAATCATGCGCAACACTTCATTAATGAATTCCCGAAACAAATCAAAGGGATTGGTACCAACCTGGGTAAATGGATAGCGCTTGGAGTCATAGCGCGGCGTGCCGGACTGGGAATGAAATGGAAATTCGAGGGTGCTTTCCGGTCCCAGGTGCCGGTGAACTGATTCGGCAATCAGCCGGGCCATGCGTTGAAAGAATTCACCATCGCTTTCGATGATCATTTCCTGCATATCAATAAACACCGGCACAAACCGCACGCCCAGCCGCCCATTCTGAATTTGATACAAAATCGAACTTTTTCCGGTTCGTCGTTCGCCACAAAACACAATCACGAGTCCCTGAGCGGTGCCTTCCAGTTTTTTGCGGACGTAGTTGAAATCATCCTCGCGTCCAAAAAACATTTGCGGCTGGCGGATTGGATTCCCGACAATGTACGGGTTGGGCTCGATGGGGCGGAATGTCTTGAGATGCGGAGGCAGGAAATATTCACGCCGTTGGTGGCGTCGAATCAGGAAGATCCCGGTTCCACCACTGGCCAGCAGGGTGATGCCCACCGCCAGAAACCAGGGTTTGGTGTAAATCGGGCGATCAATGCGCACGGTTAACTGGGTGGGCGGGGCATTCCAGCCATAGAGATCCCGGTTTAAGGCGCGGACCTCAAAGGTATATTCACCTGGCGGTAAATCCATCACCGGTGACTCGGTTTTATTTGGCCGGTCGGCATCAATCAGCTTCCACTCATCATTTCCGTTTTTATCGCCAACCAGCCGATACAGATATGCCACATCACTCATCATGCTGATGCCGACATATTGAAATTTCAGCCGATGCTGGCCGGAACTGATATAGACCGGGGAGGGCTGGCTGATTTCAGCCCCATCCACTTCAAGTTTGATATCAATCGGCGGTGTCAGCCGATTGGGGACATGACGAGTTAATCCCTGGTCGGTGGCAAACCAGAGAATCCCCGCCGCATCCTGGGTAATGGTGCGAATTCGGGTGCCGGTGAGATCATAATCATCACGTTTATAGGTTTTGGTCAGTCCGGCAATCTGCGGGAGAAACTTGCGCAGGTTCCCATCTCCAAGCCCAACCCATAAATATCCATCCTGATCCAGAAACAAACATCGGACATCGGCCCCTTTGGTGGCACTGCTGATCGGTTCCAGGTCAAACCGGCTGCCATCATAACTTTCAACGCTATGTCCGGTGGCAAACCAGAATTGTCCTTTGGTGGGTTGTTCCAAAATCCAACGCACATCGAGGCTCTTCAAGCCCTGGTCGGTGCCGATGACGACCAGTTCAGCTTTGGTCGGGTCATACCGGTACGCGCCACGGTCAGTTGCCACCCACAACAACCCCGACGACGCCTGCATCAGAAATCGAACTTTTCCATCAATCCGGACTGGCTCGCCTTCCGGTTTGAGGGTGACAGGGTTGATTGGAATGACCGAATTGGTGGTGGCAACCCACACCAGTGGTCGTTTGGTGTCAATGACAATGTCCTGCAACTCAAGGTTGGGGAACAGCGTCGGCTCTGTTTTCAAGAGGCTGCTCCCGTCCCATCGAAACAAACCAGTGGAGGCCGCGATCCAAAGCGCGCCATCAGGCGCCACCAACAATCTGCGAACCATGACGTCAGGCGGCAACTGGTCAAGCTGGCGGAACTGGATTCCGTCAAATTCAGAAACCCCGCGTGAGGTGCCGACCCAGAGGTGTTTTCGGCTTGTATCGGGCGCAATTGCATAGACATCGCTGTCAGTTAAGCCGCGACTGGTGTCAAATCCAACAAAACTAAAGACATCGTGAAAAATGGCGCCTTCGTTGGTGCCAAACCATAAGCTTCCTTCCCGGTCAACGGCCAGGGTCAGAACCTGATCTGTCCCGAGCAATTCGGCTGCTTCCCGGCGGAGTGGGTCATACACGACAATGCCTTTTCCAGTTGGCACACACCACACATTTCCCAGCGCATCAACCGCACATCGGGTCAGTGGAACATTGACGGCGCCAGGCTCGGCTTTAAAGAGGATATCGCCAATCAAGGAATACAACCCGGTGGCCGTGGTCATCCACAGAGTTTGTGAGTTGTCTTCGCTCAGCCCAAAAATTTCACCAATCGGATTCCCCGATGGATTCTGGATCGAGACCAACGACCATTGCCCATTAAACCGAAACAAGCCCTGGTCAGTCGCTGCCAGTACCTGACCTCCGACTTTGGACTCAATCAATGCATTGACCCGTCCATCGGTGAGCCCCTGATCTTTTCCCCAGAGGGTGACTGCCTCATCCACCAACCGTGCCACGCCGCGTTTGGTGGCAAACCACATCACCCCTGAGCGATCCTGGAGTATCGAGGTGACTTCCAACGAAGATAAAATTGATTCTGGGAGTACTCGTTCGAGGGAGTGTTTGGCGGCTGGCTGGAGATAGATCCCTTCACTGGTGGCAAACCACAATCCGCCATTCCGATCCCGTAGGATCGCGTTGACCTGCAATGTGCCAATCAGGTGCCAGGGCACATCCGTGCGTTCGGAGGATTCATAATTCTGGCCATTGTACCGACACACACCGTGCGTGGTGCCAAACCAGATGCTTGAGTCCCGGTCCGGATACACGCAGAGCACCTGGTTAGCTGGGAGTTTCGGGACAGTAAAAGACCGGTTTTTTTGCTTATTTCCAAGCGGGATGGTTGATACCCGAGCCAGCACAACGGTTTGTTCGTTCGTCACGCCTGACGTAATGGAAATGCCATCCAGGTCACGCGTTTCATACCCGGTCACCGATACCCGCATTTCATAGAATCCATTGACCAGTCGTCCAAAAAAATACTCACCGTTTCCCACATCAAAGGCCCGTCGCGTGGTTTCGTCATTTGGACTGCGGATCGTAATCACGCCGCCGGCCAGGCGCTCGTTGGTTTTTTGGTCATAGAGGGTAATGCGCAATGAGGTGGGGAGCAGTTGCCGTGGAGGAAGGATGACGGTGGTTTCTTCGGGTTTGGGGAGCGCAATTGGTTGCTGGACAGGACGATAGCCGCCGGCGCGAATGAGCAGCGTGTAGTTGCCCGTGCGCGGCACCGTGATTGAGAACTTCCCATCGGCCTGCGACAGCGCCAGTTGCTTAAAATTTGCCGCGCCAGTCAGCGTGAGTTGTGCTCCACTAATCGGACGATTGAGTTCATCCGTCAAAATGCCCTGGACAGTAATGGTGCCAGGTTGCTGGAAGAAGACAAAGAAGTGGTTTTTTGCAAAGTTTGAATTACTGGAAATTGCTATCGCTCCGCTCCCCTCCAACACCAGTAAAGCCACGCCAATCAGAAACAAGCGAGTCGCGAGTCGCTTGTCGCGAGTAGTTCCTGAAGAAGGGGTGGAGAGATTACTGGCCATTCACGGTGAGGCTTTCGGGGATTAGAAATGCCAGTTAAGAGTTGAAGCAGTTTTTGGTTTTCAGCCCAGGAACTGGGTGTCGGCTCGTAGCCCAGGGTGAGTCTTCGAGCCCTGGGAATTCGGGTCATTCCCCACTTTTCCCTGCCCGGCCAGCCGCCGCCTACGGCGGCGGCTGGCCGGGTAGGGGTGAGGATGCGACGTTTTCCCAGGGTTAAAACCCTGGGCTAGCGTGCCTTCCGCCCAGTTCCTGGGCTCAAATCCGCTCTTTTTTCAACTCTTAACCAGCAGTAGAAGACGACTTTCAAGGACTTGAAAGGGCTTGAGTGGTTGTCTGGTCCGACTATTCGCTATTTCCTACTTCACTATTTTACTCAATACGCATTATCCCCACGCAGCACAACCGGGATGGTCAGGAGCAGGATTTTGAGTTCCAACCAGATTGACCAGTTTTCGATGTAATAGAGGTCAAGTTGCACCATCTGTTCGAAATTCAACCGGTTGCGGCCTGAAACCTGCCAGAGTCCGGTGATGCCGGGTTTGATGTTAAACCGGGAGCGGTGCCACTCTTCATATAGTTCGACTTCGTAAGGGATCGGCGGTCGTGGACCGACCAGGCTCATTTCACCAATCAGGACATTGAGCAGATTGGGTAATTCATCAACGCTATAGCGTCGGATCCATTCGCCAATATGAGTCAATCGGGGATCATTGGCAATTTTGCCGAAGATGGGCTGTTCGTCATCGCCTTGATTGGCGGATTGGGCGTTGGTGATGTTTTGGCGCATCACTTCGCGATGAATTGAATCATCGGCATCAACCCGCATTGATCGGAATTTGTACATCTGGAAGACACGGCCATCCATGCCGACACGCTCCTGTTTGTAGAGCGCAGGTCCTGGAGACTCGCGTTTAATCAGAAAGGCAATCACCGCCCAGAACGGGGCCAGGAGAATGATCCCGACACTGGCGCCAAGAATGTCAATGGTGCGTTTGAGGATTCGATTTGGACCAGCCAGGGGGTCTTCAAAAAGTTTGATCATCGGCAGCGAGCCAATTTGATCAATTTCCGTTTTGCGCGGCAGGCAGTTAAACAAGTTTGGCACCACCCGAAAGGTCAAATGGTGTTTGCGTCCCACGCGCATCATGGACTGGAAAATATCACGGGACGGAAGGGTTGAATCAGTAATCAAGATTTCCGTCACCCCAGATTGCTTGGCCAGCGCCGGTAAGTCATCAAATTGACCTAAAATCGGCACTCCCTGAACTTCACCCCTTTCTAATTCTTCCGGCGTTGAGCTGCGTGTGGCCAACGCACCGACAACATAGTACCCAAGCCGTGGTTCCTCGGAAATTTCAGCAATGCACACCTGCGAACTCTGACCCGTGCCCACCACCAGCGTTGGAATCAGGTTCAGTGACCGGCGGCGCAAGATATTCTGGAGGCTTCGCAGCAGGATCCGCACCAGAGCATAGCCTCCCAGTGCCAGGGCCCAGTCATAGACAAACACCAGCCGGGAGTAGGAAAACGTCTGAAAGGCAAACCCGCCGCGGAAGAAAAACACAATCACAATCACCAACAAGGAACTCATGGTGACAGCTTTGACCAGATGGGTGGCATCTTCAAAAAAGGCGTATTCGCCGCGCAGTTGATAGAGTCCGTAATAGCGCAAAGTCAAAATGCGCACCACTGGAATAAAGGCCAGCAGCGCAAAATATGGACGAAACCCCCAGGTGATATCTGTCGGCAACCAGGCACCAAGCGGGCGATAAAAAACTGCTTCATTGTGCCGCAGGTAAAATGCCACCAGAAACGAAGCCGTGGCCACGATCAAGTCACATAAAACCAGCGCCACCGTGGCCGTGCGCAGGACGTGGGCGTCGGATGGAACCACCCGCGGAAAAGGCAAAACCTGTGTCTGAGGAAGTGCGGAGGAAGACCCCGGACCTTTGGATGACATATGAAGAATAAAGAATTGAGAATGAAGAATGAAAAAGAGACGAAATAGTTATGATTCAGTGAAATACACTATCCATCGTTCATAATTCATGGTTCATTTTTGGTATTTGAGATGAGGACGTTGGAAAATATGTGCTGTCGCTTTGGAAATTCGTTTTCTGCCGTGAATGGTCGCGAGCATACCAAACTTGCGGGGAAGTTTCGAGTTTTTGGCGCCGTGTGTTAAGTTTTATTCTCATTGTCATCAGATCCAGTTGTATTTCATTCAGGTTTTGGGATTTCCCAAGTTTCAAGGAGAGCCAAACCCTGACCCCTGATCCCTGAACCCTAACTTGCATGCGTGTTTTTGCTCTCGGTGATCCACATCTTTCATTTGCCCGCCCGAAGCCAATGCACATCTTTGGTGAACACTGGAGAGACCATGCCCGCAAAATTGCCGATGCCTGGGCGGCGCTCGCCCTTCAACCCGGTGAAAATGGAGCGGCAGGTGCCGAAGACGATGTTTTCATTTTAGCTGGTGACCTTTCGTGGGCGTTGAAAGCCGAAGATGCGCAACCGGACCTCGACTGGATTGCCAACCTGCGGGGGCGAAAAATCATCATTCGAGGCAACCACGATTTCTGGTGGCATTCAATCAACAAAGTTCGGGTTGCGACAGGTCCCACCGTGGAGCCACTTCAGGCCAGTTGTTGTATTTTCAATCGAGTGGCTTTTGTTGGAACGCGCGGCTGGCAGTGTCCGGGAGCGGATTCCAGCCTTGATTTGATGGAACGAATTGAGCAATCCGGGCGTGAAGCAACTGACACATCCCGTGAACCCGCCCCACATCGGGGCTATACCGAACAAGATCTCAAAATTTACCAGCGAGAAGTTGGCCGATTGCGCATTGGATTAGAGCAGGCACGCCGGCGGGCCGCCGAATTTGACCGCCTGGTGGTGATTTTGCACTACCCGCCAATGAACAGCCAGCACGAGCCCAGCGGCTTTACTGAATTGCTGGATGAATACCAGGCCATCTGGTGCGTGTATGGCCATTTGCACGGCGATGCCATCGCCACTGCCTTCAACGGACAGCGCAACGCCACCAGGTATCAACTTGTCAGCGCCGACAGCATTCATTTCACCCCATTTCGGTTGTTTTAGTTGCTAGTCAGTAGTCAGTAATGCAAGTTAAGGGTTGAAGTGTTTTTTGGTTTTCATCCTGAAGGGATGGAGTAAAGTGAGCCGGTGGTCAGCGTCGCTTTGGACGCGCCACCACCGGATGCGGGTCATCTCCAATCCAAATTTCTCCCGCCCCACCGGCAACCGCCGTAGGCGGTTGCCGGTGGGGCGGGAGAAATTTGGGACGACCGTAAACCCAGGGTTTCGAAGACTCCACCCTGGGCTACGAGCCTACCACCCGCTTCGCAGGTTAAAACCAAAACCTCGTTGTATAGCTAAATAACTTAAATCAAACAAAATACACTTGACAGATACTTTAAACCCCAACGTTTGACTACTGACTATTGACTACTGACTACTGACTACTGACTACGAGGAGGTTTTTCCGTGACAGCATTTCAGCCCGGTCGCACCGTTTTCAAATATCGCATCCCCATCCAGTGGCGACGAATTGCCTTCGTAGTGCTGGTGGTCGGGATGTTGCTGGCCAATTACACCCTGGTTGGTCTTTCCACTTCATTGGCTCAGTCTGGCACGGGCCGACCTCAGTCAAACCAGAAGAAAAACCCGGACATTCCTGAAAAAGAGCCGGAACCGACTGTGAAGCAGGAAGAGCCGGAAAAAACCCCGTCACAGGGGACACTCCGCAGCAAAGGTCCCGGACGCCGTCCGCCGCTCAAACGTGACAAGCCCCAAACGGATACCGACGAACCCATCGTGATCGAAACCAATGTGGTGAACACGGAGGTGGTCGTCTATAACAAGAAAACCGGCGCCATCTATCAAAATCTCAAGAAAGAGAATTTCACTATTATTGAAGATGGCGTGAAGCAGGAAATTTCCAATTTCCGTCCGGTCGAAGCCCCAGTCACGATGGTGATGGTGCTCGAATACAGTCGGGTCATCTCCGGAATTCGAATTGAAGTCCTGCAAGCCGCTGGTGCGTTTTTGCAGTATTTTGTCAAACCAGAAGACTATATCTCGATTGTTGCCTATGACATCCGTCCAAAAGTCCTCAATGACTTTTCAAATAACCCATCTGAACTCATTGGGAGCGTCAACCTGCTGTGGCGCAATGTTCCAGCGTTTTCAGAAAGCAATCTCTTTGACACGCTGCGGTTTGTGATCAAGGGTGGGCAACTGGATGGTGAAGAATATGTCGGGCTTGAAGAAGTTCAGGGCCGAACCGCGATTCTGCTCGTCAGTCTCGGAATTGATACTTTCAGCAAGCTCAATTTTGACGAAGCCCGCCGGATGGTTGATCGGGCCGGGATTCCGGTCTATAGCATTGGTATCGGGAATTTGTTCTATAAAATGAATGATTTCCGGATGCCGCCCGAGCAAAATCTGACGTTCCTGCAGGCGTTTAACACACTCCGGACTTTTTCCGACTCCACTGGCGGCAAATATTTCCCGGTGACCTTTCAGGGGGAATTGCCAACCACGATGAAGTCCATCAGTGCCCTGATGCGCAACCAGTACAGCCTTGGGTATGAGCCGAGCAACACCCGGCGCGAAGGCAAACGCCGCAAAATTGAACTCCAGGTTGATGTCAACAACGATGGAAAACCTGACAACAAGGAACTTGAGCTGCAATACCGCAAAACCTACACCGAACCTGGCGGCAAGCCGGATAAATAGTCATCCCAGTTTGTAGTCAGTAGTCCGTAGTCAGTCGTTCACTAAGTTTATTTGATTGAACTAATTAACTGATTTCTAATACGAGGCTGCCGTACAAATTGGTATCACCTCAGAGAGTTCGCTTCTTTGCTCAGAAATGATTGGTCAAAAATTATGTTAATCCTCAAAAAGAATATCCTGTGGCTGCTGTTCTGGGTGATAGCAGCCAGTGTACCGACGCTGGCTCAGGAAACAGCCAAACCTGAGAAATCAGCCCAACCACAGGTGAAAGACGCCGCTCCAGCGGCACTTCTGCGCAAGGAATATACCCAGGAGAAACGGTTTGGGTTTTCATACGCCCGAGGCTTAAAGATATATATGCCGCCGGTGGGAAATATTTCGATTGAAGGCTGGTCAAAACGAGAGCTTACGATTCAGGCTAAAATTGTAGTTGAGGCCAAAACGGAAGCTGATTTGGAAACCCTGGCCCAAAACACCGGGTTTGCACTTTCAACTGATGCCATGACCTGGGTGCTGGCTTCAATTGGGCCACAGGCCAAAATGGATCGAAAACAAAAGAAAGAGTATGACAAACAGGTGCCTGGCCGGTTGCAAAAAATCCCCTATCGCATTGACTATGTGCTTCGAGTCCCAGATTTTACCGATCTCGAAATCGAACAGACACAGGGCGATCTTTCAATCGGGAATGTCTACGGAGGGTTAAATTTCAATATTCATACCGGGAAAGCGACATTGTATGGCCTGGGTGGAGTTGTCCTGGGGCGGATTGCCAATGGTGAGGCCCTGGTGGTCTGTGGCGGCTCAACCTGGCGGGGAAGCGGCTTAAACCTGCAACTTGGGATTGGCAATGTCGAGCTTCGTCTTCCGACCCCCTATGCGGCTGATTTAACCCTGGCCTCAACCCAGCCATTGAAAGTTGCCTACACCCTTCCGGTTGAAGAAGGCGAGGATTTGGACGCACCCATTGGAATTGCTCTTCATAAAAAGCTCAATGGCGGCGGACCATCCATGTTGCTCAGTACCAAACTTGGGCAAATTCAACTGGTTTCGACCAACTAAAGCGAATTAGCGAACTAGCGAAGTAGTGAAATAGTTCAGTATTGATTCTGAAAAAGACCTGTTGCCCAATAACCTCAATTTCTTCAACTGTTTCGGCATTTCTTTCCTCTGTTATTCACTGTTTTGCTATTCACTCTTTCGCTACTTCACTCTTTCGCTATTTTGTATGGCTGTCGCCTTTGCCTTGACTGAATCAGCAAAAAAAGCAATAAGGTGTGTTCTCCCCATCAGTTTTCAACTGACCTCTAACTACTGCGCTGTGTTTCCATACAACTCAAAATTTATCTGAAGAGAGGTAGACTGTGACCGAATCACAATCTCGTCAATTAAACGTCGTGTGTCTGGCAAGCTATTTTAAGGGTGCTGAATTTATCGAGGAATGCAAAAAACAAGGCTGCCGGGTTATTTTGGTGACAAAGGAAAAGTTGCTCCGCGAAGAATGGCCGCGTGAGAGCCTGGATGAAATTATTGCGGTTCCCAATGATGCCAGCCCGGAATTGTTTATTCACACTGTGAGCCAGGTTGCCCGTCGGATGAAACTGGATCGGATTGTGGCGCTTGAAGAGTTTGACGTGCTGACAGCCGCATTGATCCGCGAGCATTTGCGGATTCCAGGAATGGGCAGCACCACCGCCCGCCATTTCCGTGACAAACTGGCAATGCGGGTGCAGGCGCGAGATGCGGGCGTACCCGTGCCGGATTTTGTTCACGTGCTCAACTATGATGACCTGGCGGAATATATGCGGCGGGTGCCGCCTCCGTGGGTGATGAAACCCCGGTCAGATGTTTCCGCGATTGGCATCAAGAAAATGCACAACTCAGAACAGGTCTGGCGCACGATTGATATTCTGGACGCACGACCCGCCCTGACCGAACGCTCATCCTATTACCTGCTCGAAAAATATGTCGCCGGAGACGTCTATCACGTTGATTCACTGGTCGAAAACAGCCAGGTTGTGTTTGCCGGGACCAACCGCTATGGGCGTCCTCCGATGAATGTCGCGCACGACGGCGGTGTGTTTGTGACCTATACCCTGGAGCATGATTCTGATGACCGGAAAGCACTGCTTGAAGAAAACATCAATCTGATCAAAGGGTTAGGGTTGGTGCGTGGGGCAACCCATGCCGAATTCATCAAGAGCACTGAAGACGGCAAATTTTATTTTCTGGAAATTGCGGCTCGCGTCGGTGGTGCCTACATTGCCGAAACCCTCGAAGCCGCGACTGGTGTCAACATCTGGCGCGAATGGGCGACCATCGAGTTGAATCGAGGTGAAAAACCGTACACCTTAGTCCCCGAACGCGATGAATACGCCGGGATTGCACTATCACTTGCCAAACAGGAACATCCAGACACTTCAGCCTATACTGACCCGGAAATCATTTATCGAGTCAAGCGAAGCCACCACGTCGGTCTGATCGTGCATTCACCCAGCTATGACCGGGTGCAGGAGTTGCTTGGCCAGTATGTCAAACGGATCGAACACGACTTTTCTGCAATCCAGCCTGTCCCTGAACGGGCTGAATGACCACGTGATACCAGTTTGTAGTCAGTAGTCAGTAGTTCACTAAGTTTATTTGATTGAATTACTTGACTATTTTCTAATACGATCATTTCATTGCAAATTGGTATGACCATCGGACAAGCTGAACTCAAAGAAAGAAGGGCGCTGCTGGTTGCCGCGCCCTTTTGCTATCCTGAAAGACTATGAAATTACGAAAACAACTCACCGAAGACAAAAAGCTGCCGATCACTCCGCCGAGTGGTGTAGTTGATTATATTGCCTTAATTTGGGCGACTGGATTGTTGTCAGGGTATGCGCCGATTGCACCAGGGACGTTCGGCTCCGCCGTAGCCGTGATTGGCTATTATGGCGCCGCAAAACTGGGCTGGTTTTCGCCTTTTAGCACGGCTTCGGTCTTGCCGTTGATGCTGGTGTGTGTGGTGGTTTCTTACACCGGGATTTGGGCCAGTAATCGAGCGGAACACTTTTTCGGATACAAAGATCCGAACGAAGTCGTGGTTGACGAAGTCGCCGGCCAGCTTATTACCTACCTTTTTCTTTCCTTGACTCCAAATTTGGCCAAAGTT contains these protein-coding regions:
- a CDS encoding ATP-grasp domain-containing protein, translating into MTESQSRQLNVVCLASYFKGAEFIEECKKQGCRVILVTKEKLLREEWPRESLDEIIAVPNDASPELFIHTVSQVARRMKLDRIVALEEFDVLTAALIREHLRIPGMGSTTARHFRDKLAMRVQARDAGVPVPDFVHVLNYDDLAEYMRRVPPPWVMKPRSDVSAIGIKKMHNSEQVWRTIDILDARPALTERSSYYLLEKYVAGDVYHVDSLVENSQVVFAGTNRYGRPPMNVAHDGGVFVTYTLEHDSDDRKALLEENINLIKGLGLVRGATHAEFIKSTEDGKFYFLEIAARVGGAYIAETLEAATGVNIWREWATIELNRGEKPYTLVPERDEYAGIALSLAKQEHPDTSAYTDPEIIYRVKRSHHVGLIVHSPSYDRVQELLGQYVKRIEHDFSAIQPVPERAE
- a CDS encoding phosphatidylglycerophosphatase A, whose translation is MKLRKQLTEDKKLPITPPSGVVDYIALIWATGLLSGYAPIAPGTFGSAVAVIGYYGAAKLGWFSPFSTASVLPLMLVCVVVSYTGIWASNRAEHFFGYKDPNEVVVDEVAGQLITYLFLSLTPNLAKVAWSFEAWTLVGFFVFRALDILKPYPVRDLERLESGLGIMGDDILAGIQGAVLMAIASFVASLMIG
- a CDS encoding metallophosphoesterase, translating into MRVFALGDPHLSFARPKPMHIFGEHWRDHARKIADAWAALALQPGENGAAGAEDDVFILAGDLSWALKAEDAQPDLDWIANLRGRKIIIRGNHDFWWHSINKVRVATGPTVEPLQASCCIFNRVAFVGTRGWQCPGADSSLDLMERIEQSGREATDTSREPAPHRGYTEQDLKIYQREVGRLRIGLEQARRRAAEFDRLVVILHYPPMNSQHEPSGFTELLDEYQAIWCVYGHLHGDAIATAFNGQRNATRYQLVSADSIHFTPFRLF
- a CDS encoding sugar transferase; translated protein: MPFPRVVPSDAHVLRTATVALVLCDLIVATASFLVAFYLRHNEAVFYRPLGAWLPTDITWGFRPYFALLAFIPVVRILTLRYYGLYQLRGEYAFFEDATHLVKAVTMSSLLVIVIVFFFRGGFAFQTFSYSRLVFVYDWALALGGYALVRILLRSLQNILRRRSLNLIPTLVVGTGQSSQVCIAEISEEPRLGYYVVGALATRSSTPEELERGEVQGVPILGQFDDLPALAKQSGVTEILITDSTLPSRDIFQSMMRVGRKHHLTFRVVPNLFNCLPRKTEIDQIGSLPMIKLFEDPLAGPNRILKRTIDILGASVGIILLAPFWAVIAFLIKRESPGPALYKQERVGMDGRVFQMYKFRSMRVDADDSIHREVMRQNITNAQSANQGDDEQPIFGKIANDPRLTHIGEWIRRYSVDELPNLLNVLIGEMSLVGPRPPIPYEVELYEEWHRSRFNIKPGITGLWQVSGRNRLNFEQMVQLDLYYIENWSIWLELKILLLTIPVVLRGDNAY
- a CDS encoding VWA domain-containing protein, with translation MTAFQPGRTVFKYRIPIQWRRIAFVVLVVGMLLANYTLVGLSTSLAQSGTGRPQSNQKKNPDIPEKEPEPTVKQEEPEKTPSQGTLRSKGPGRRPPLKRDKPQTDTDEPIVIETNVVNTEVVVYNKKTGAIYQNLKKENFTIIEDGVKQEISNFRPVEAPVTMVMVLEYSRVISGIRIEVLQAAGAFLQYFVKPEDYISIVAYDIRPKVLNDFSNNPSELIGSVNLLWRNVPAFSESNLFDTLRFVIKGGQLDGEEYVGLEEVQGRTAILLVSLGIDTFSKLNFDEARRMVDRAGIPVYSIGIGNLFYKMNDFRMPPEQNLTFLQAFNTLRTFSDSTGGKYFPVTFQGELPTTMKSISALMRNQYSLGYEPSNTRREGKRRKIELQVDVNNDGKPDNKELELQYRKTYTEPGGKPDK
- a CDS encoding carboxypeptidase regulatory-like domain-containing protein, with the translated sequence MASNLSTPSSGTTRDKRLATRLFLIGVALLVLEGSGAIAISSNSNFAKNHFFVFFQQPGTITVQGILTDELNRPISGAQLTLTGAANFKQLALSQADGKFSITVPRTGNYTLLIRAGGYRPVQQPIALPKPEETTVILPPRQLLPTSLRITLYDQKTNERLAGGVITIRSPNDETTRRAFDVGNGEYFFGRLVNGFYEMRVSVTGYETRDLDGISITSGVTNEQTVVLARVSTIPLGNKQKNRSFTVPKLPANQVLCVYPDRDSSIWFGTTHGVCRYNGQNYESSERTDVPWHLIGTLQVNAILRDRNGGLWFATSEGIYLQPAAKHSLERVLPESILSSLEVTSILQDRSGVMWFATKRGVARLVDEAVTLWGKDQGLTDGRVNALIESKVGGQVLAATDQGLFRFNGQWSLVSIQNPSGNPIGEIFGLSEDNSQTLWMTTATGLYSLIGDILFKAEPGAVNVPLTRCAVDALGNVWCVPTGKGIVVYDPLRREAAELLGTDQVLTLAVDREGSLWFGTNEGAIFHDVFSFVGFDTSRGLTDSDVYAIAPDTSRKHLWVGTSRGVSEFDGIQFRQLDQLPPDVMVRRLLVAPDGALWIAASTGLFRWDGSSLLKTEPTLFPNLELQDIVIDTKRPLVWVATTNSVIPINPVTLKPEGEPVRIDGKVRFLMQASSGLLWVATDRGAYRYDPTKAELVVIGTDQGLKSLDVRWILEQPTKGQFWFATGHSVESYDGSRFDLEPISSATKGADVRCLFLDQDGYLWVGLGDGNLRKFLPQIAGLTKTYKRDDYDLTGTRIRTITQDAAGILWFATDQGLTRHVPNRLTPPIDIKLEVDGAEISQPSPVYISSGQHRLKFQYVGISMMSDVAYLYRLVGDKNGNDEWKLIDADRPNKTESPVMDLPPGEYTFEVRALNRDLYGWNAPPTQLTVRIDRPIYTKPWFLAVGITLLASGGTGIFLIRRHQRREYFLPPHLKTFRPIEPNPYIVGNPIRQPQMFFGREDDFNYVRKKLEGTAQGLVIVFCGERRTGKSSILYQIQNGRLGVRFVPVFIDMQEMIIESDGEFFQRMARLIAESVHRHLGPESTLEFPFHSQSGTPRYDSKRYPFTQVGTNPFDLFREFINEVLRMIGDRRLILLVDEYELLETKVENKKLNREIFAFLAGLIDSHDQLSFIFTGSKKIEQRDRRYWREMLRRSLFRKVGYLSQRDTFRLTTEPVRDQVVYGRGVVERIYRLTAGQPFYTQVICQNVIDYLNEHKRHFIVRADLKHIIGEIVDNPLPQMIYFWEGLSDDEKLVLSLLAEVISDDSQFATAARLARVIVRNDYPVTLSENTIRLTLEELFRSEILIKEGNEDFAYRIDLMRYWIKRSHSIWQVVREVKTL